The DNA window GGCGGCGCGCCGGCTCCGGGGCCGACGACGCCCGGCGCCGCGCCGCCGCCCGCAAGGAGCTCTCCCAGCTCGTGTCCGCCTGGGCCCGGCGCTCCGGCCAGCCCCACGGCGTCGTCCACAACGACCTGCGGCGCGCATGCGGCGGGCCGCAGGTGGCGGCCGCCTCCACCGAGGAGATCGTCGAGCGGGTGGAGACGCTGCGCCGCTGGTTCGTCGGCAGGCGCTGACCCGCGAAACCGGCGGAAACGACACGCGAAACCGGCGGAAACTGTCATGTCTCATGACTTCTGGCAGTGCCAGATGTTGTGATACGTCTCGGGCGATCCTGGGGTATGGCGCGTGAGATCAGTCTTTCCAAGCGGTTGAAGATCGTGGAGTTCGTCCCCTCGGGCCCCGGGAGTACACGGGCGTTCTGCCGGCGCATGGGCGTCTCGCTGCGCAGTTTCTACCGCATCCGCTCCCGGTGGTCGGGATCGGGGACGTCCTGGCTCCACCCGGCCTCACGCGCGCCCCGGCGCCCCCGCCGCCGCTACGGGCCCGACGTGGAGGCGGCCGTGGCGGCCGGGCACGCCGAACTGACCGGCCGGGGCCTGGATGCGGGCGGCATCACCATCCGCTTCCACCTCCAGCAGCAGGGGATGGACCCCCTGCCCAGCGTCGCCACCATCAACCGGATCCTGGCCCGCAACGGCCCCTCCCGCGTCCAACGGGCCAAGCGTCCCCGCTCGTCCCACAACCCGCTTCGCCCGATCCCGGACCTGCGAACTGTGGCAGCCCGACGCCTTCGAAGTGGCCCTGACCGGCGGGGACAGGGCCACCGTCTACCAGATCATCGACGACGCCTCCCGGTTGTGCATCGCCCTGACCGCCCGGACGCGGGCGGCCAACCCCGCCGACGCCATTGACGTCCTGGCCCGGGCCATCGCCGCTCACGGGCGGCCCGTAGCGGTCTTGACCGACAACGGGGCGGCCCCCGA is part of the Actinomyces sp. oral taxon 414 genome and encodes:
- a CDS encoding DDE-type integrase/transposase/recombinase, which produces MRAASPSASTSSSRGWTPCPASPPSTGSWPATAPPASNGPSVPARPTTRFARSRTCELWQPDAFEVALTGGDRATVYQIIDDASRLCIALTARTRAANPADAIDVLARAIAAHGRPVAVLTDNGAAPDTHRRGLPSSTELYLASLGVAPISGSPRTPPDPGQDRTLPPPRPQMARGAPRHHPHRPSDRPERAFATSTTITAPTRRSAPYAPRPRPGRG